The stretch of DNA TCCATGAACACAACTTGTACTGCACAGAAATATAATGTACTAACCTAAACTTTCCGCCCATTTACAATGGTCCAAAATACTAGGAGGGTGAGAAAAGGGCCAAGACAAAAATAGGGATCATTTTAGAACTTCCTTGATCGGTGTTTACTGGATCACCTCAGTAGGAACTTACATTTTGCTTAAATTATCGTGTAAACAACATTGTATGATACTGCAGTGCTTAGAACATGCATTATGCAGCCAAATTATCGAAGACTTTTCACCTCAACAGTCCTGGCTACTGGAAAAAACAGTGGAGCCATGCACGTAGAGAGAGAGACtgattcaagagaaactctttaccCAATGGCGTACTAGCATACTTTGTAGGTAAGCTCCGTCCTGATTCGAGAGAGACTGTTCTTTTTAACTCAAAGTTTTGCAGGTAAGTCCTCATGCCTAAGGTAACTCACGCCCAACATATACTTTCTGGAAAATGTAAGTGAACAGAATGTGGCTCCTCAGAAGATGCCACCAGATTTGTGAAGGTTCAAGTCAGAAAAGATAGGGTGTTTAGCAAGGTTTACGAGTCGACAAGTCGACGAGTCGTTCTGAGGTAGAGACTCATAGACTAATCGAGACTAGTCTAGACTAGTGCTAGACTAGTCGACATGGTACTGTAgtactcagctactaatacctagtggtagtatgtagtatatactaAGTTACTAACAGTACAGTATGCAATAAAACCAGCCACTGTCTAAATCATTGAGCTATGCAGTGTTCTGGGCCCAAGTGGGTATGGAATAGGACCAGCCACTGTCTAAATACTAGCCCAGCACCACGCATCACCCCCCAGCTGGCCCATTTGGGCCCAGATGGCCAGCCTACTTAGCCCCCAGCCACTGGAACCCTAGCTCCCGACCTCTCCAATCGCCGCCGCCAGCGCCATCACGCACGAGAGCACGCGTGCACGCGACCCGCGCCTCCTGCCGCCTTCCGCCGGTCCCGGCCGCTGCCGCCGCGGGCCCGCCGACCACCACCATGCCTCCTcctttcctctcctctctctctcttccttctcTCCCGTCTCAAGGCCGCGTGCCCCTACGGGTCACGGCCATGGCCGCCGCCTGAGCACAAGCTCCAGCCGGCCGCCGCACCTGGCTGCGCCATCCGCCGTCCCtgcggtgggtggcggcggcggcggcagggcagTGGGTGCTGGCGGCGCCTCGTCCCAGCTGAGGCAGCTCTCTTTTTTGAGTCGCTCGACTCATATATGTCGACTAGTCCAGACTAGTCGTCGACTAGTCCATCCACGGCTCGACTCGTATTTGTAGTCTACACGAGAAAATGAGTCGACATCCACTCTGCGACTCGTAGACTAGTCGAGCGACTAGTCTAGACTAGTCGTTCGACTCGTAATCACTGGTGTTTAGTTTCAGCCCAAGCTTGCCCTACCAAAATATTGGTCATGGTTTTGCCTGCCCATGAGTTGGCTAATGTTGGCAAGAAAAATGTGCTAGTGTACGAAAGGTCATTGTCATACCAAACAATTGgtgaccatccaaacaaagaccgaaACTTTCGGTCACCTACATAAAAACTGGTAGCGTACATTTTTGGCAACTATCCAGACATACCCAAATAGCATAGTATCATTTGCATCGTTTCCGTGTTAACCAGAAAATCACATTATGACCTTGAACTAAGAGTTTAAGACCCAGTTTGCCAGCTCAGTAAATAGATCATGTGTTTAATTTGACAAGAAAAGGAATTGAACATACATGATGATAGATGTAGCAAAGACACTCTGGCATAAATCGCAAGTTAGCTGCCTCGCCCCATATGAGCAGATAAAGGCCCATATAGAGAAGCTTCCGCTGTTGTACTTCTTGTTGAATTGTCGGCAGCCTAGAAAGATAATGATCAATTATAATTAGTGGACCACGCGACTATGAAGAGCTTATGATTGCAGGCTTGAATTAATTAAATCAAATAATCATGGTTAACTTCCAAATTTTCCACTGGAGATTGAACATCATACCACAAGCTGCTTTTGCGGCCAAGGTATTTGCACCATCTTTTGTAGTTCTTGAAGAGCTTCTTCATTACTATATCTAGCGCATGGTCGTCTAACTGAAAATTTTCACCAGAAAAGAAACAAGTAAATGACATTACTACTCGAGGATCCATGTGCGCACATCTCACATGAATGCAGGTCGGGAAATGCACTACCTTTGATTGCTGGTCAGGCTTGGACATCTCCCTTATATGCACGTTGGCAAGCAAGAGTATGAGATGCTCTCGTTGATTGGACACGTTATCTTTCTGCAGAGTGGTTGTTGGAGTTAGAGAGCATTGATGTATCAGATCTCACAAATGAAATCATCGGTACAAAAATGTTTGACATGAAAGCAAAAGTCTCGCAAGAAATAAGatatgaaaacaaaaggtaggCAGTAGCCATGTTGTCATAACCTGAAACCCAAACAGTGCCTGAAGCCACTCAAGAAGGTCCGCATCATCCTTCTTTTCGTGGTCCTTGGGCCATGGCAGACCCCTTGTGTTACGAAGAGCGTGAAAAGAGGCTTGGATCTACATGTAAGAATGGGAAGCAGCGCATAAGCCCTAGTGTAATCATCTCGACATCTCGCCAGAGTATGATAAGCTCGCAGTGAATTCGGGATGGGAATCAGGATGGATGGGAACCTCAGGGTATCGCATAATAGCCTGGTTAGCAGCACTGTCAGGGTCGAGCGGGAGGATATTGTAAGGAAGATacagcttcttcttctcctcgacTTGGTTGTGCGTCTCCAAAATCTGCAACAATCAACAACCACAGCAGGGAGGTGAAACCCATTtttgtttttctggacaacaacaGTAGCAGTGGGTTCTTTCTTTTTTGTGAGGAAACATGAAAGGTGCATTGTGTCAAACAAAAGAACAGAGAAGGTTCCAATGTTTTGTGCTAGAACTTACCGCTTGATCGACTTCGATTTTCTGTGAGACATTGACGGCCTTCAGGACCTCGAACAGGACAGCCGCGGTCTGATACGCCTTTGTCAGCTGGGCACTGAGAAATCAGAAAAGCAGAGCAGGCATCAGGCAAGCCATAGATGAGTGAGCCAGCAGCATTATATTAGATTAGAAAAGAGGATGGGTTGGTTGGTCTGACCGGTCAGCTTTATCGGCGGCATTCTGGAGCGCCTGGATGTACTTTTTGTAGTAGTGCTGGTAGAAACTCTGCATTTCGCGGGCATCGCTCTGCTTAACCCTCCCCTTCAACGTGGGGTCGTTTTCCTGAGGAAAGAAGCGTGTGCATGACAAGGAAGTGAAGCAGTTAATACGGTATGTATACGTTGGATGTCATGCAATTAAGTTACTGCTGGGGTAAAACAAATGACCACTAGCCTCTGTATGCAGTTAATATGGTAAGATTTGGAAGCTATAAATAGAAGACAGCGCAGGAAAGAGCAGAAACGGAATGCAATCAAATATGCTGCAAGTTTAAATCTTGTGCAAGGAGGAGGGAAATGCGTATGTAGGCAGGCACATGTACGTACCCTTTCGAGCCTCTGGAGGAGCGCGGTCTTGAACTGGCGGACACCACGGCCGCTGGAGGTGGGGTCGAGTCGATGGGCCTTCTCGAAGGCGTAGAATCGACCTAGCAGGCAATAGACAGAGTCAATTGTGTGGGTGAGGCAAGAAAACTGTTGGTAACCTATACAGCatctagagaattatgtgcacttgACTTGAGTTGGAGTTAATAAACTTGATAGGCTGTCAATGGCAGCAAGACACTAGTACTAGGACtagtcttgtactccctccgttccgaattacttgtcttagatttgtctagatacggaggtatctagcactaaaatgagtctagatacatccgtatctagacaaatccaagacaagtaattcggaacggagggagtagcacttgAGGAGGAAGAATACAATACAGTGCTACACAGATACAAAGTAGTAGTAATAGAATACAAACAAGTTACAAAGTGGACTAGTAGCAGAAGGGACCTATGTAGCACCCAAGCAAAGACCAAGAGACATACATACTGCTATTAAATTGTTGGTATGGGTGAGACAAGGGAGCAGGTGGTgctctctgctctgctctgctagaGAGATTGGGAATTATGGGCACTCAGAGTCAGAGGGAATAATAAATTAACTAAGAGAGTGGACTGTCACTGGGACTAGTCTTGTAAGTACGTACTAGGAGTTGAGCAAGAAGAATAAAGTATATATAATACACAGGCAAGGCAGACTTTGTAGTAACAATAGAATACAGGAGCACCCAGTAGTAATTAACAAAGAGAGAGCCTTTCTTGGTAGAGTAACAAGCAAGCAGTAATAATAATTAACAACTCCTCTGCTTTGGTGCCTTCcttccttgcttgcttgcttgcttgtaacAGTAACAGTAATTAACAAAGAGaggagagcagagcagagcagaggaaGGATGGATGAATGTGGTTGCTTACATAGGTATGCGACTCTGGGGTTGCTGGCCTCCACCTCGTTGGCGACACGGAGGATGGGGGCGATCTCCACCAGCGAGGAGGGCACTACCTCGCTGTCGAAGATGGACTCGCCCAGGTTCCCCGCCGTCTGCGTCCGCAGGATCCTCCTGCCGCCTCCGGACGCCGGGGTGGAAGCCGCGCCCGACGAGGAgggctccccgccgccgccgccgcctgggccgGGGCCCGCGCCCGGCCGCCTCCCGGAGGAGGAGGCCATCCCGCCCGCGGCCGACGgccgggagggaagaaggaaaggacggAACTTTCTCGCTCAACAAGGTTTCTTGCTTTTTCACCCTGGCTTGCCTTGCCTTGGCTTGGCTTGGCTTGATTTCGGCCGGAGGGGGAGGAGGCAAACCCTAGATCGACCGATCCATGGATTTGGATTTGGATTTGGACTTGGGTTTGGGGGAAGGGATTGATGTCGAGGTGTAGCGGCAGTGAAGAGAAGAGCAAAAGCAGGGAGGGAGGCAGTGGGGTTTGGGGAAAGCAAAGCATAGCAGAGCTGATATTCTTTTCGCTGCTTTTTCTTCGTAtagtatatactccctctgtctgtaaactaatataagagcgtttagatcactactttagtgatctaaacaccagTCTTTAGGAGGATAAGATGGACAAGACTCTTGTGTTGGCGGAGTGGAGAAGAAAGGGGGCTAAAATTAAATCTGTCTAAATTATGCTAAAACACCAGAGAGGAGTCGGTAAAGTTTACCATGTCGCACTGTAGCAGCCAGCATAATGGAATGGAATGGAATGTTGTGGGGACGCCTTTTGACTTTATAAACCTCGATTCTCCACAGTACATTATACTAGAATAATACAATCATGATAGTACACTAAAGTACCAGCGATGGTTGATACTAGTATACTACATGTAGTGGTGGCGTAAAGCGGCTGCATGAGACCACACCCCAAAACAAGAGAATGTCAGGGGAAAAGGCCAGGGGAGAAAGTCGTGTCTTGTGTTGGGCCCTTCCCTTTTGTGCTTTACTTTCGGTGCTCCATCTACTCAGCATCATCATCGTCGATTCCTATCTATCACATGTCNNNNNNNNNNNNNNNNNNNNNNNNNNNNNNNNNNNNNNNNNNNNNNNNNNNNNNNNNNNNNNNNNNNNNNNNNNNNNNNNNNNNNNNNNNNNNNNNNNNNNNNNNNNNNNNNNNNNNNNNNNNNNNNNNNNNNNNNNNNNNNNNNNNNNNNNNNNNNNNNNNNNNCCACGTCTCTTGTTTATGACGTCTAAACATAAGCACATATGGGCACGGTCACTTAAGCACCCATCCACTAACCTCAAAAAAAAAACATTTTcatgcacacgcacgcacgcacgcacacacacatccACATTTTCATGCCAACTCATCACACAAGACAACCATTGTATCATCGATAAACTACCTGGACCTGGAGGCAGTTTCAGCCAATCAATCACTCATATATATTAATCTCTAAAATATATCTGCAACCATCTCCATCATGTCGTGGAGATGCCATCGGCTAGTGCAATGAGAGCTAGGGCAGAGAAACAACAGCAGCTGCCGGTGAGCGTATGACCGGAGCAGTAGCTTCAATGATGAAGCGTCTGTCGTTGATGGTAGGCTGGTAGAAAGAGGGGGCCATTATTGGGATCGCAAGAGGAAGACGAGGTCTATGGGCAGCCTGGGCACGGGCTTTAGCGTAAAAGCGGAGTTAAAACCAGTTTAAATCATGTATCGTGGACTGTTTTTAGATTTCAGGGTTGTATTTTGAACCAAATCAAAATTTTGGGTTGTACGTTGAACCGATGATAATTTTAGAGGGGTAAAGTGGTGATTCCATATTTGTCACTCGTTGTGGCATATTACCGCCCAATCACACCAAGGGAAGCCGGTGAATGATCATAATGGGCCTACCCATTCAACGATAACATGTGTATATATGATGTGTTTGGTTATCTGCATCGTTTTTAGGCgctttgcatacttgtcctaaCTGGGCCTGGTTGAGCATATGCAGGCAAAAAAAAACGTATGCATGTTGATTAGTTGCATGCATCCCCTCTAGCCTGCATGTGCTGAGACGGAAAGGCCTGATGTTTGGTTGCAGACTTGTTTCAGGGGAAACACACGTCTGGTTGTTTTGTTACATCCAGGATAGTTGTGCGGTAACCTCCTCCTCGACGTGGTGAGGTTACCAGAGGCACACATGAAGAAGTAACAACTAAACTAGAGTAACAAAACAAATTTAAGGACAAACACAAGTCTTAACCACACATAACAAGTTTTAAACCAACATAGTACGATAAGTCGTAAACGAAACCCAAGTATTAAAACAACAACCAATAAGGAACGGGCAACAGGAGCTCAGTCGATGACAGCGAATGAGTAAACGATGCAGGCCCAACAGTGAATTAATGCGAGTAACCAAACAGGCCATTTTCTTCCCGCGTGGGCCTGGCTGAGGTATATGCGGCTTGCCAAACGTGTTCATAGAGTTTTCGTTTTGGGAACTGTACTTTTTAGAtagttttcttctgtttttttgtcCTTTTCAGTTTTTTTCGTATTTTATTTCTAAAAATCGTTTGGATTTTAAAAATAttgttatttatatattttttaaaaagTTGAAAGTTGCAAGCGTTTATAAATTCTAATAGGTAATTACAATTTATAAAAATCTTGTTTTTGAAcgcatttttagaaaaaaaattaaaaataaatagtaaagttttagtttttttataaaaaatcACGTTTTCAAAACAATATATTAAAAACATTCAAATTTTATTTTTAAAAATGCAAAATCCCTAGTGAGAAAAATGGGTGGAAATTTGCTGGGCTGTTTTGTCCTTATTTGTTGTTTTAGCGGTAGGTAGGTAGGAGGAATTAGAATGGGCTGTCAAGCACAACAGTGGACCGATAGAGAAGAGATTTGGGCCCAACCcaagcaaggaaggaaggaaggaaggaaagtCGTCGTCTTCTCCGCAGCAACCAACCCTAtccatccatctctctctctcactccgcAGGGCAGGTCACAGGAGCCGCCGGAGGGAGCGATGGAGACCTCCCTGCGGCTGCGCGGCGCCGACAGCACCTCCGGGCAGGGGCAGCAGCTGGGCCTCCGCATCCACGCCAAGCAGAAGCTGCCCCTCGCATACAACGCGCTCCTCcaggttctttctttctttctttctttctttccttctttcTTTACTCAACATGAATCAATCCTCCTCTCCTCCGGTGACCTGACCCCCGGACCAACAATGAATCAATGGAAATGAATCAGGCTCACGCGGAGATCGACACCGCCACCCGGAAGCCCAGCCTCCTCGCCATCCTCGCAAGGCACTTCTTCCCACAGGCGACTACCTACTCTCCTCtgcatttcttttctttccttctctTGGAACCAATCCAATGACTAATTTGCTGTGATTCGTCTCTGCTCTCCTCCATTAACCAACCAGCTGTCGGCCAACGTCGGGGCCGGGGTCCAGCTGGAGAAGGGCAACATCTTCAGGTACACCCTCCGGGGGAAGAAAGCTGTCTCCTTCACCCACGACGGCCTCCTCGGCCTCAACATCAAGGGCCGCCTCCTCGCCGACAAAAACTTCAAGCCGGTACCCCTCAGCTTCTTCCTGAACCGCCCGCATTTCAGCatttgcagcatcaccatattagGAATTTTGTACCTGACTCAAACTTTTGCTGTTGCTCTcttcctgcctgcctgcctgcagaGGAGGAAGAGCGGCGCCGTCGAGCTCGCCTGGACCATACTCGACTTCAGAAGGGGCCAGGACGTCAGGATCAAGGCCGGATACGAGCTATACCGCAAGGTACGCCGCCACAGGGCACACATTTGTACTGTTGGTTAAGCCCACTCGTTCCCTTCGTGCAATGCCTGTCCCATTGCCGTCCATTATGCATGTCTCTACAGAATTATAACATGCTAAATTCTATTGCAAACGTATTGTTCTGACATGGTCTGCTGGGATTcatttgctgcttctctttcgatTGCTCCCATTAAGATCACCACCACTTGTGCCTGAATTTCTGTCAGTCAGCAGCAACATACCCTGCTACCTGCACTAAATATTGTATATGCCTGTGCAGTGCGAAAAGTAGATGCCAGTTTCTCCTTCCTAAAGCAAAAAAAGTACCTGCACTAAATATTGTACTATATGCCTGAATTTCAGATCACCACACACCTGTTACTCTTACCACTCTGTAGCTGAACAAACCTTAGAAGATATCAGCACAACACTAAATATTGTATGTCTAT from Triticum dicoccoides isolate Atlit2015 ecotype Zavitan chromosome 6A, WEW_v2.0, whole genome shotgun sequence encodes:
- the LOC119318736 gene encoding outer envelope pore protein 21, chloroplastic-like → METSLRLRGADSTSGQGQQLGLRIHAKQKLPLAYNALLQAHAEIDTATRKPSLLAILARHFFPQLSANVGAGVQLEKGNIFRYTLRGKKAVSFTHDGLLGLNIKGRLLADKNFKPRRKSGAVELAWTILDFRRGQDVRIKAGYELYRKMPYFQLRENNWTLNGYMDGKWDVRFDM